Sequence from the Sphingobium indicum B90A genome:
TCATCATCGGCGTGGCGGCGGTCGTCACCATGGTCACGCTGGGCAATGGCGCGACCGCCGCCGTGCGCGAGCAGATCAGCTCGCTCGGCGCCAATGTGCTGCAACTCCGCCCCGGCCAGGGTTTCGGCCGGGGCGGCGGCGGCCCGCGCCCGCCCGACTTCAAGCCCGCCGACCTGACCGCCATCGAAAACCAGCTTACCGGCGTCCGCGCCGTGGCGCCGATGGTGCAATCCAGCGGCACGGCCATTTACGAAGGCAGCAACTGGTCCACCACCGTCTACGGCACCACCGCCGCCTATTTCGAGGTGCAAAGCTGGAAGGCCGATACCGGCCGCCTTTTCATGCCGGAGGAGGAGGAGGCGGGAAAACCCGTCTGCATCATCGGCAATACGGTGCGCACCAACCTGTTCCAGAGCAATGACCCGGTCGGCAAGCGCATACGCATCAAGGGCGTATCCTGCCAGGTGATCGGCGCGCTCGCCACGCGGGGCCAGGGCGGATTCGGGGATCAGGACGATGTCGTCGTCATGCCGATCAAGTTCGTCCAGCGCCGCTTCACCGGCGACCGCGACATCAGCCAGATCATGGTCGCGGTGGACGACGCCTACGACACCAGCGCGGTCCAGGCCAGCCTGGAGGAACTGATGCGCGAACGCCGCAAGGTGAAGCCGGGCGCGGAGGACAATTTCAACGTCTTCGACACCAAGCAGATCAGCGACACGCTGACCGGCACCACCACCATATTGACGCAGATCGTGGCGGCGGTGGCGGCGATTTCCCTGCTGGTCGGCGGCATCGGCATCATGAACATCATGCTGGTTTCGGTAACGGAGCGCACGCGGGAGATCGGCATCCGCCTCGCCATCGGCGCGGTCGCGCGCGAAGTGCTGATGCAGTTCCTGGTCGAGGCCATCGTGCTGTCCTGCCTGGGCGGGCTGATCGGCCTGTTCCTGGCGCTGGTCGCGTCGGTCGCGATCGCGCCGCTGATGCAGGTGCCCTTCATCTTCGACGTGAAGGTGAATGTGATCGCCTTCCTCTTTTCGGCCGCCATCGGGGTGGTCTTCGGCTATTTCCCGGCCCGACGCGCCGCCGCGCTCAACCCCATCGACGCCCTGCGCCACGAATGACGGCGGACCGAAAGTTCCTTCAAGCCCTTGAAAGGCGGTCTTTTCTGAACCGATATTCAGACTAATTCCGCTTCTGTTACAATTTTCGACAATCCTTGGGCATGGTCGGCACAGGCCTGCGACAAATGGCTCCTAATTCTGTCTTCAACGCCGGGAGAGCCGGCCGGAGCAAGAAAGAAGGAGCAAGATCATGTTCAAGAAGATTCTGATGGGCCTGGCCGCCACCGCCATGACCGCCAGCCCGATGGTCGCCTCGCAGGCGCAGGCCGCGCATCAGCGTGAAGTCCGCCAGGTCGTGAAGCACGGCCCCCACGGCCGCACCGTCACCCGGACCACGGTGGTCCGCAAGGACAATCATCGCCGCTGGGCCAAGGGGCAGCGATTCGACCGTCGCTATGCGACCAACTATCGCGTGATCGACAATTATCGCGGCTATCGCCTGAACGCCCCGCCGCGCGGTTACCGCTGGGTCCGCTCCGGCAATGACGCGGTCCTGATCGCCATCACCAGCGGCATCATCGGCACGGTCGTCGCAGGCGCCCTCCGCTAAGCCGGCCATATCGGCCGGAACGCTCCGGAGCCACGCTCCGGGGCGTTTTTCATGTCAACCCCGTCAGATAATAGACCGCGATCACCACGAACACGGTGAAGGTCTTGATCAGGGTCAGCGCGAAAATATCCTTATAGGCCTGCCGATGGGTCAGCCCCGTCACCGCCAGCAGGGTGATGATGGCCCCGTTATGCGGCAGGCTGTCCATGCCCCCGCTCGCCATGGAGGCCACCCGATGCAGCACCTCGCGCGGGATGCCCGCCGCGTCCCCCGCCGCCGCGAACTGCTCCGCCATAGCCGCCAGCGCTATCGACAGCCCGCCCGAAGCAGACCCCGTGATCCCGGCAAGCGACGTCACCGTGATCGCCTCATTGACCAACGGATCGGGCACGGCCCTCAGCGCCTCCTTCACCACCAGGAAACCCGGCAGCGCCGCGATCACCGCGCCGAAGCCATATTCGACCGCCGTATTCATCCCCGCCAGCAGGGCGCCGCCCACCGCCGCCTTCGACCCGTCGGCGAAGCGCCGCGCCACGGGGCGGAAGGCAAAGAGCAGGATCGTCCCGATGCCCAGCAGCAAGGCGCCCTCCACGGCCCAGAGCGCAGCGACCTGCGCCACCTTCGCCGCGACCGGATCGGTCAAGCCGGGCAGCGACATGCTAACCTCCTCCCCCGCAGCCAGGCGCGGGATCAGCATGGTCAGCGCCAGATTGCCCAATCCCACCACCAGCAACGGCAGCAGGGCGACCAGCGGATGCACGGCCCGCCCGCCCATGTCCGCCGCCTCCGGTTCGTTCACCAGCGTCTCCGGCGCGCCATAGCCCTCCCCCGCCGCCCGCATCGCCCGCCGGCGCCAGCCCAGATAGGCAAGGCCCAGCCCCATGATGCAGGCCGATCCGATCAGCCCCAGCACCGGCGCCGCCCAGGCGGTCGTGCCGAAGAAGCTGGTGGGGATGATGTTCTGGATCTGCGGCGTCCCCGGCATCGCGTCCATGGTGAAGGTGATCGCCCCCAGGCCGATGGTCGCGGGCACCAGCCGCTTGGGGATGTCGCCCTGCCGGAACATCTCGGCGGCGAAGGGATAGACGGCGAACACCGCCACGAACACCGAAACCCCGCCATAGGTCAGCAGCGCGGTCACCAGCATGATCGCCGGGATCGCCCTCTGCGCCCCCACCAGCCCGATCACAGCCGTCACGATGACACGCGAAAAGCCCGAAATCTCGATCAGCTTCCCGAACAGAGCGCCCAGCAGGAAGACCGGGAAATAGAGTTTCAGGAAGCTCCCCACCTTGTCCATGAACAGGCCGGAAAAGACCGCCGGCACCGCGGCCGGATCGGTCAGGAACACCGCCAGCATCGCCAGCAACGGCGCCATCACGATGACGCTCATCCCCCGATAGGCCGCGACCATCAGCAAAATCAGCGAAAGCGCCGCGATCCCGACCGCCATTACCATCTCCCCCAGAAATCACATCCGTTCGCACTGAGCTTGTCGAAGTGCTTTCCTTACTTTTCCATGGATAGAAGGAAGTGGAAGGCGTCGACAAGCCTGTCCTGAGCCCGTCGAAGGGCTCAGCCCGAACGGAGGAGGGATTGGCTCAAACCCTTTCAACTCTTCCTTGCCTTTCCCCCGCATTTCCGCCATAGGCGCCGCTTCGCTTGGCCGGAGGTGACTCGCGGCCCTGCGAACGAATGCTTATGGACGACAGCCGGAGGGGCGTTCCGCATGGGGCGGGCGTCAGCGATCGGCCAACAGATGAGGCAATATCCATGGCTCTTTACGAGCATGTGTTCCTTGCGCGCCAGGATCTGGCACAGGCGCAGGTGGACGCCCTGGCGGAAACCGCCACCAAGATCGTCGAGGAAATGCAGGGCAAGGTGACCAAGGTGGAAACCTGGGGCCTGCGCAGCCTGGCCTACAAGATCGCCAAGAACCGCAAGGCGCACTATGTGATGCTGAACATCGACGCCCCCGCCGGCGTCGTCGCGGAACTGGAACGCCAGACCCAGATCAACGAAGACATCATCCGCTACATGACCATCAAGGTCGATGAGCTGGAAACCGGCCCGTCGGTCATGATGCGCAAGCAGGAACGCGCCGAGCGCGGTCCGCGCGGCGAGCGTGGCGATCGCGGCCCGCGCCGCGAGCGCGAAGAAGCCCCGGCTGGCGAATAAGGAGATCTGAAACATGGCACGCCCGTTTTTCCGCCGCCGCAAGAGCTGCCCCTTCGCCGCCAAGGATGCGCCGAAGATCGATTACAAGGACGTCCGTCTGCTCCAGGGCTTCGTGTCCGAGCGCGGCAAGATCGTCCCCAGCCGCATCACCGCGGTGTCCGCCAAGAAGCAGCGCGAACTGGCCCAGGCCATCAAGCGCGCCCGTCACCTGGGCCTGCTGCCCTACATCGTGAAGTGAGGGAGTAAGACCCATGGAAATCATTCTCCTCGAACGGATCGAGAAGCTGGGCGCCATCGGCGACGTCGTCACCGTGAAGGACGGTTACGCGCGTAACTACCTGCTGCCCAACAAGAAGGCGCTGCGTTCGAACGCCGCCAACAAAAAGGTGTTCGAAGCCAACCGCGCCAAGATCGAGGCGGACAACGCCGCCCGCCGCTCGGACGCCGAAAAGGCTGCCGAAGGCGTCAACGGCAAGCAGATCGTCCTGATCCGCCAGTCGTCCAACGCCGGCCATCTCTACGGTTCAGTCGCCGTCCGCGACGTGGTGGAAGCGCTGCACGCCGATGGCGTCACCAACGTCACCAAGGCGATGGTCGTGCTGGAACGCCCGATCAAGGCGCTGGGCGTGTTCGACGTCAAGGTCGCGCTGCACCCGGAAGTCGCCGTCACCATCACGGTGAACGTCGCCCGCTCGCCGGAAGAAGCAGAGCTTCAGAGCCAGGGCGTGGACGTGATGGCCGACCTGTTCGAAAAGGACGAGAGCGGCTTCATCGAAGATTATGATCCGAATGCGGAACCCGGCGAAATCGCCGTGGAAGCCGAAGAAGCTCCGGCCGAAGAAGCCTGAGCCTTCCTTTCGGAACGACAATAGGAAAGCCGCCCCTCACCGGGCGGCTTTTTTATTGGCGCCGGGTTGTCGGCAGATGGGGAGAGAGGCTGTCCGGCGGACCTGGGAGGGCAGCACCCCAACCCAGAGCGCCGAACAGCCTTTCCGCCGCTCTCCATAGAGCGCCCTTCCGGCGCGCTCTTCAATTCCCGTTCAGATTCAGGCTGCTATTCGCCATTTACGCACCCCGGCATGAATTCCAGCCGGTCATCAAGGGAAGAGGACAATCGATGATTTCGAGGTTCGCCGCGCTCGCCGCTTCCATGCTGATCGCGAGCCCCGCGCTCGCCCAGGCGGGCGACGCCGCCAAGGGCAAGGCGGTCTTCGCCCGCTGCATGGCCTGTCATGCGGTCGATCCGGGAGTCAACCGTCTGGGTCCGTCGCTCGCGGGAATCGTGGGCCGGCCATCCGGCGCGGCTCCGGGTTTCGCCTATTCCGCCGCGATGAAGAAAGCCAGTATCCGCTGGGACGCCAAGTCGCTGGACGCTTTCCTGACCAAGCCGTCCGCCAGCGTGCCGGGCAACAAGATGATGTTCGCGGGCCTGCCCAATCCCGCGGATCGCGCCAATCTGATCGCCTATCTCGCCAGCGCGGGCAGGAAATGATCTGAAAACCATGCCATGAAGATTTTCCGCCTGCTTGGGAAATCCCTCCAGGCAGGCGGGCAATTCAACATTCGAAGGACTGAGGGATTTGGGTGGTTTCCCGCCACTCCTCCTTTCGTCACCCCGTGCTTGACTCGGAGTGACGGGAAGTAGCCAACGCGCTC
This genomic interval carries:
- a CDS encoding ABC transporter permease translates to MLGTTVILAFRAINRHKLRSFLTTLGIIIGVAAVVTMVTLGNGATAAVREQISSLGANVLQLRPGQGFGRGGGGPRPPDFKPADLTAIENQLTGVRAVAPMVQSSGTAIYEGSNWSTTVYGTTAAYFEVQSWKADTGRLFMPEEEEAGKPVCIIGNTVRTNLFQSNDPVGKRIRIKGVSCQVIGALATRGQGGFGDQDDVVVMPIKFVQRRFTGDRDISQIMVAVDDAYDTSAVQASLEELMRERRKVKPGAEDNFNVFDTKQISDTLTGTTTILTQIVAAVAAISLLVGGIGIMNIMLVSVTERTREIGIRLAIGAVAREVLMQFLVEAIVLSCLGGLIGLFLALVASVAIAPLMQVPFIFDVKVNVIAFLFSAAIGVVFGYFPARRAAALNPIDALRHE
- a CDS encoding RcnB family protein encodes the protein MFKKILMGLAATAMTASPMVASQAQAAHQREVRQVVKHGPHGRTVTRTTVVRKDNHRRWAKGQRFDRRYATNYRVIDNYRGYRLNAPPRGYRWVRSGNDAVLIAITSGIIGTVVAGALR
- a CDS encoding GntP family permease, which codes for MAVGIAALSLILLMVAAYRGMSVIVMAPLLAMLAVFLTDPAAVPAVFSGLFMDKVGSFLKLYFPVFLLGALFGKLIEISGFSRVIVTAVIGLVGAQRAIPAIMLVTALLTYGGVSVFVAVFAVYPFAAEMFRQGDIPKRLVPATIGLGAITFTMDAMPGTPQIQNIIPTSFFGTTAWAAPVLGLIGSACIMGLGLAYLGWRRRAMRAAGEGYGAPETLVNEPEAADMGGRAVHPLVALLPLLVVGLGNLALTMLIPRLAAGEEVSMSLPGLTDPVAAKVAQVAALWAVEGALLLGIGTILLFAFRPVARRFADGSKAAVGGALLAGMNTAVEYGFGAVIAALPGFLVVKEALRAVPDPLVNEAITVTSLAGITGSASGGLSIALAAMAEQFAAAGDAAGIPREVLHRVASMASGGMDSLPHNGAIITLLAVTGLTHRQAYKDIFALTLIKTFTVFVVIAVYYLTGLT
- the rpsF gene encoding 30S ribosomal protein S6 translates to MALYEHVFLARQDLAQAQVDALAETATKIVEEMQGKVTKVETWGLRSLAYKIAKNRKAHYVMLNIDAPAGVVAELERQTQINEDIIRYMTIKVDELETGPSVMMRKQERAERGPRGERGDRGPRREREEAPAGE
- the rpsR gene encoding 30S ribosomal protein S18, with product MARPFFRRRKSCPFAAKDAPKIDYKDVRLLQGFVSERGKIVPSRITAVSAKKQRELAQAIKRARHLGLLPYIVK
- the rplI gene encoding 50S ribosomal protein L9; translated protein: MEIILLERIEKLGAIGDVVTVKDGYARNYLLPNKKALRSNAANKKVFEANRAKIEADNAARRSDAEKAAEGVNGKQIVLIRQSSNAGHLYGSVAVRDVVEALHADGVTNVTKAMVVLERPIKALGVFDVKVALHPEVAVTITVNVARSPEEAELQSQGVDVMADLFEKDESGFIEDYDPNAEPGEIAVEAEEAPAEEA
- a CDS encoding c-type cytochrome gives rise to the protein MISRFAALAASMLIASPALAQAGDAAKGKAVFARCMACHAVDPGVNRLGPSLAGIVGRPSGAAPGFAYSAAMKKASIRWDAKSLDAFLTKPSASVPGNKMMFAGLPNPADRANLIAYLASAGRK